The Brassica rapa cultivar Chiifu-401-42 chromosome A10, CAAS_Brap_v3.01, whole genome shotgun sequence genome segment TTCCGGCGATTGCGGCGATAATGGCGAATGCGACGGATCTTGACGATAATCACACTTCTCGGGATCACTATGAGAATCCTTATTACCTTCATACTTCAGATCATGCTGGATTGGTACTTGTTACTGATCGATTGACTTCTGGATCTGAGTTTCATTCATGGAGACGCTCGATCCGTATGGCATTGAATGTTCGTAACAAACTTGGATTCATTGACGCCACGATTCCTCAACCTCCACCGAGTGATTGTCATGCTGGTTCTTGGTCAAGATGTAACGACATGGTGGCGACTTGGCTTATTAACTCTGTTTCCAAGAAGATTGGCCAAAGTCTTTTGTTCATGCCTACGGCTGCAGCTATTTGGACGAACCTTATGTCTCGTTTTAAGCAAGATGACGCTCCTCGGGTGTATGAGATAGAGCAGCGTCTTAGCTCGATTCAACAAGGTTCAATGGATGTGAGTACTTACTATACTGAGCTTGTTACACTATGGGAAGAACATAAGAATTATGTGGACTTGCCAGTTTGTACTTGTGGCCATTGTGAGTGTGATGCAGCTATGCTTTGGGAGAGATTGCAACAACGGAGTCGTGTAACCAAGTTCCTTATGGGACTCAATGAAGCTTATGAACCGACGCGTCGTCATATCCTCATGTTGAAGCCAATTCCGATGATTGATGATGTGTTCAACATGGTATCTCAAGATGAAAGGCAGAAGAACTTAAAGCCTACTATCAAGCCTGATGCCGTTGTGTTCCAGACTTCAGCTTCTCCTGATACAGCTCCTATTGGTTACTATAATGGCCCACTTGACAATGCTGCTTATGCTGCACAATATCGTCCTTATAACAAGATGGTTTGCACACACTGTGGTCGAACTGGTCATACTATTCAGAAATGCTACAAGTTGAATGGTTACCCTCCAGGACACAAACTGCATAACCGTTCCTCTACTCAAGCTTCATCTCGTAGTAATCTGCAGAATGGTCAACGTAGCTCTCTTCCGACTCAAGGTTCTCAGCAGCCAGCTAATATAGCAAATGCAGTTGCTTTTTCTGGTACTAATAGCCTGGACTTGAGTAAGTTTAGCTCGGAACAAGTGCAGTCTCTGATTAATCAGCTCACCTCTCATGTTCCTCCGACACCAACAATGCCTGCTTCTTCGAGTTCTGTGTCGCCTCTTCTCACAGCAACTATAACTTCTCAAGGCTATATGGATCCTCATTCATCTTCTGGTACTGTCTCAATACCCTTTCCGTCTACTAGCCTTCGCTATAATCACAAAGCTCTGACTTTTTAACATAATTGCCTATCCACACTTTCTTCTCTTCCGCTTGATAGTTGGATTATAGATAGCGGTGCTACTACTCATGTTTGTTCTCAATTGACAATGTTTAGTGAGACTTTTCCTGTGCAGGGTGTGACAGTTTCCTTCCCTGATGGTACTAGTGTTCCTATTACACATACAGGAACCATTCATATCAATGCATCATTGACATTGCATAATGTTTTGCATGTTTCATCTTTTCGTTTCAATTTGATTAGTGTGAGTTCTCTGTTACAACATGCAAACTGCTCTGCTCATTTTTATCCTCGTGAATGCTTTATACATGACCATACTCGGGACTTGATGATTGGTAAAGGAAATCTTTTCAACAACTTGTACATCCTTGCACCGATCATCACTTCTCCTGCAACGAATTTCTGTGGCTCTTTGCTTGATGGAAACATATGGCATCAACGTTTAGGACATCCTTCACTCACGAAGTTGCAACATATTCCTTGTATTACTGTGTCTAAATCGAGTCTAGATCATTGTTCAGTGTGTCCTTTAGCTAAGCAGAAGAACTTGCCTTATGTTTCTCACAATAATAGGTCATCTTTACCGTTTGATTTGATTCACTTAGATACTTGGGGTCCTTTCTCAGTTGAGTCTGTCGAAGGTTATAGATATTTCTTAACGATTGTAGACGATTGTTCTCGTGTAACTTGAATCTATATGATGAGAAATAAAAGTGATGTTCATTCAATCTTTCTTGCCTTTATCAAGTATGTTCAAACACAATATCAGTCTGTGATTAAAAAGATAAGAAGTGACAATGCACTTGAACTAGCATTCTCTCAATTAATAACAGATCTTGGTATTGTTCATCAATATTCTTGTGCatatacacctcaacaaaattcAGTGGTTGAACGCAAACACCAGCATCTTTTAAATGTAGCTCGTGCTTTACTTTTTCAATCACAAGTTCCTCTTGCTTATTGGAGTGACTGTGTTCTTACAGCTGTATTTCTCATCAATAGAACACCATGTTTGCTTTTGAACAAACGTTCTCCTTATGAGATTTTGTGTAAGAAAGTACCTGATTACAATTTTTTGCGCACGTTTGGCTGTCTGTGTTATGCTTCGACTTATCCTAAAGATCGAACAAAGTTTACACCTCGTGCTAGTTCTTGTGTGTTTCTTGAATATGCTTCTGGTTACAAAGGTTACAAGGTATTAGATTTAGATACTAATCAGGCTTTTGTTACACGTAATGTTACCTTTCAAGAAACAATATTTCCTTTTAAAACTCAGTCTGCAAGTACTGGTAATGATTCATTGTTTACAGAATCTATTCTGCCTTTGTCTACTCCTATTTCTTTAGATTGTGGTGCTTCTTTACCTGTTCATACTGCAAGCATTCCTTCTTCATTGGTTCCTGAACCTATTGAACCTAGTACTACCACTGGAATGAGGACGACTGTCATGCCTGATGCAGGATCAGTATCACTTCCTAACACTCGATCGAGACGACAAGGTAAAGCTCCAAGCTATCTTGCTGACTATCATTGTTTTCTTACTCaaatttcttcttctccttcttcttttgaTTTACCATCTTCCTCCATTACTCCCTATCCACTTTCTTCTGTTGTCAACTACTCTCGTTTCAAACCCACATATCAGTCTTTTATTCTCTCTTGTACTATTGAGACAGAGCCACGTAATATTCATGAGGCCTTGGCTGATCCTATCTGGAAAAATGCTGTGGGATTGGAGATTACAGCTCTTGAAACGAAGGAGACTTGGACAGTTGTTTCATTACCTCCGGGGAAACATGTCATAGGTTGTCGATGGGTGTTTACGATTAAGTACAAAGCAGATGGTACTGTGGATCGTCCTAAGGTGCGTCTAGTTGCCAAAGGATACACTCAACTTGAAGGTGTTGATTATATTGACACGTTCTCTCCAGTTGCGAAGCTTGCTAGTGTAAAACTTCTTCTTGGCTTAGCTTCGGCTTTTGGTTGGACTTTAACACAAATGGATGTGTCCAATGCCTTCCTGCATGGTGATTTAGATGAGGAAATCTACATGAGTTTACCTCAGGGTTATACACCCACTGGAGAGCTTCCTCCAAATCCGGTCTGTCGTCTTAACAAATCCTTATATGGTTTAAAACAAGCGTCGCGACAGTGGTATTTGTGTTTCTCTCGTGTGATTCTCTCTGCTGGTTTCACACAGTCTCCTGGAGATAACACTATGTTCATCAAACAGTCTGGTTCTTCGTTCATTGCCTTACTagtatatgtggatgatatacTAATTGCTTCCAACAATGATGCAGATCTTCAAGATCTTAAGACAGCTCTACACAAGGCTTTTGTTATTAAAGACTTGGGACAACCAAAGTTTTTCTTAGGCTTGGAGATCGCTCGGAATGCCTCTGGTATCTCTGTCTGTCAGCGTAAATATGCCTTGGATATCTTAGAAGCAACGGGCATGCTCGCTTGTAAACCAAGTTCTATTCCTATGGATCCTACTGTCAAGTTGACTAAAACTACTGGTACGCCCTTGGTGAACATCACTCAGTACAGAGAGCTTATTGGACGACTTCTGTATCTCACCATTACCCGACCAGATATCACGTTTGCGGTAAATAATCTGAGTCAGTTTCTCTCTTGTCCCACTGATGTTCATCTCCAAGCAGCTCATAAAGTCTTACGCTACATCAAGAGTAATCCTGGACAGGGTCTTTACTATTCTGCTTCAACAGAGATATGTCTCAATGCTTTCAGTGATGCTGACTGGGCTACATGTCCTGAGACTCGTCGTTCTATATCAGGTTACTGTGTTTATCTTGGATCTTCTCTTCTAACTTGGAAGTCTAAGAAACAACAGACCGTGAGTAGAAGCAGTACTGAAGCAGAGTACCGGAGCATGGCCTTGGCGACTTGTGAGCTTCTTTGGTTGGCTCAGTTGCTGCGTGATTTGAGAGTACAGGTTACAGCTCCTGCTAAGTTGTTATGTGATAACAAGTCCGCAATGCACATTGCTTCAAACCCTGTCTTTCATGAACGCACGAAGCACGTTGAGATTGACTGTCATACTGTGCGTGATCAACTCAAGCGTGGCTTCTTGAAGCTGTTTCATGTTCCTTCTTCAaatcagcatgctgatatactCACCAAACCACTACATCCGGGAGTGTTTCATTCTATACTCCGCTTGATGTCCATTTCAAACCTATTTCAGCCTTGAGGTCTTAAATTGGTTTGAGGGGGGTGTATTAGCATATAGATTATATATGACCATTGGGAAGTTTCCTTCAGCTAACCAACCGGTTTAGTAGTGGTTTAGTTTCCCTTAGCTTAAACCGCTCGTGTATATATATTGAACCATTGTACATTTTGAGAATTAATCAGAAATCTTTTATcatacttcatcttcttcaataaTAACTGCAACCTATATAACGTATTAACGTGATATGTCAATTAGCGTTTGCTTTATATTTGTGTCTGTGCGCGATTGTGGAAGGTATACACCAGCGAATCTTGAGTTGATGTTTAGCAAATACGCGAGAACAGTGCCAGACAGATTGAGTATTGGAGAACTATGGGACATGACTGAAGGAAACCGGGATGCCTTTGACTTTTTCGGCtggtatataattattaaattgataaaatgTGGTTATAATTCCTTGACTATTAACCAATCCATGGATTCTGATGAAGAAGTGTATATATTGGTGTGTGTAGGTTAGCGAGCAAGGTGGAATGGGGAGTATTGTATGCGTTAGCCAGTGACAAAGAAGGATTCTTATCAAAAGAAGCGGTAAGAAGGTGTTTTGATGGGAGCTTGTTTTATTATTGCGTCAGGAATTATACCGAGATGAGTGAGTACAGATCGTACTActactgatgatgatgatgattttggTTCTTTGTAGTCTAAGGGGAACACTCATAGACATAATTATGAACTAGTTCTTTGTAATTAAATACtatgttttatatatgttaacgTTGGTAATATTATGCATTTTTCTTATAAGTCGTTCGATATTTTTATGTCTGAAAATACATAGAAATTTGTTGCTAACCATAAATATTAGAATGTAATGGTAAGATACAACTATTAGACATATAGAGATTATTATAGTTAATCAAATTTTGTCTAAATTTCGATTTTTATTGTTATGATATCCGTTTGGTTTAGCTGATTTGGTTAGGAACCCGACACAGAATGAAACAAAGACTTCCTTTTCATAAAcatttaaagaaagaaaactttttCTAACTATTTTCGATTACATGATCAAACAGCCATATGACAGATAAGCTAAGAAAAACAGAACACAATAATACGCCCTAAGAGGAAAAAAAGGAGTTAACAAAAGCACACGAACACGtttctttaattttatctttttttttcattttattctgGTTCTAGGTAAAAGATAAAGAAGCGACGATATGAAAGAACTGCAAGTTCACCAAGACATCCTTGGCATGGCTAGTGGCTCGACGTTCAACTCTTGAGAACAACTCGTTGCTTAGCTCTTCCCCGATGTGAGCTTCAACTAGTACTCCAGCCACACTCCGACAACTACTAGCAAAAGCACGACCGACCTCGGATGCATCGTCCGGCTCGCTCACCACAAGTGGACTCCCTCCTTTGTAAACTACAAGCTTCTCAATGGTGAAGGAGCCGTCCGCTTCAACTACTTCCTTGAAATCTTGCAGGCTTGGAGCGTACACCGGAATATTGAATCCGTCGCGCTTCTCTGCCGCTACCAAACCCTAACATCAATGATTTTTGTAAAACATCTACGTCAATTCTCTCTTTTTATGTTACGTTAAAATACTGGAACTGAAAATCATTGATAAGAGCATGAAGCTTAGCCAGTTAAACGAATTAATGTCAATGGAAATATATATGACGGTTCAGTTGAACACAAAAAGAGGCTAATTGGTGTATCTGGATAAGTAGTGGGATAATGAAATAGCGCCTAGCTAGCCGAGTAATTGTAtagcaaaaatattttaactccATAgagttttgataaaataaataacaaaacgtATAATAGTACTAATAGATTAATGATTTCACtttatagttatatatttaacacgattataacatatattaaaattaattttcaaacATGAAAATGTTTATAATGACTCAACACATGTAAACTTTACTTTTTGGTATATACGGTACTACTATTCATCATAAAAATATGTGAATAATTATAAAGGGGTACACTAACTTTTAGGTGtgaatatatgtttataatgaCTCAACACATGTAAACTTTACTTTTTGGTAGTGACTATGATTTAATATGATTTAACGGGGTGATAATAATTATGTTAGAAAGCAACGTAACAATTCTTGTTGAATCTTTTTGTATGTCTTTTTCCACTGTACGTTGTTGTCCAATAATATGGCCTGTTTGCCTCGACAAGGTCATGATGTCGATATTTTGGCAACTGCATAGAATGAACGTCGCAATAGATGGTTAAGATCCATCTGGGGTCGGTGAGAGGAAAATCGGACGGGTACGAATGATTCTTAAGTTTAAAACGAGTGGTAAGAGTGTACTAACGTGGTCCTAAAAGGAACCACCATCATCTGCTTCTGTTTCGTTAGTATATCGTTTTTACGCAAAAGTTCAGTTTTGTTAACTTATTTTTTTCGAGCAAAGTTAACACAACTTCAAGAAACTTGTTCAACGATAACATTCCACCATATATACAAAACTAGATTTCTATGTTTGACaattctttaaatatattatcgtGTCAAAAAACTGAATTTCAAGAAATGTGTACGTGGATAATATTTGATTACATATACGAAACTAGTATACTAGGTTTGTTGATTTTACGCCAGGTGTTTAAAACAGTATGGTTAGGTGCAGATATATAGGCTTTGATCGGTGACGTGAATTACGTTTACGTTTGATTAGATTTGAATTAGAAGTTCAactcaaaaatgttaccaatgataaactaattttatttttttgtgttaaTGTTTGAGTTATAATGTGTTGTACATGATTTACCATTTTAAGTTGCTCTTTTAGTAAAATTGATAAATCAAGTATTAACTCAACATCAAGCAAAAGTGCATGTATTAGAAATTGAGTTAgccttttcttgttttttattAGTTGCCTACGGTTACTTTACATTTTctaacatttttaataatacATCCATGTGCACGTTTAGTTTGTGTTAGTTGATAAAAGCATGttcaaaaatgtatatatatatatacacttataAGCTATTATTTCCATTtgaattatttaaacaaaactaTTCCTATAATTTTAGTTTCTAATTCTATTTGGTAACTAAAATTTTAcaacataaaattatatgtaaatatataggtatttttgttagaatatataaataagtatttttctttgattgtaatttaatttattttagttagtatattttatttattttagtttaacaattttaaatgttctaatctattttattaaagttataataaatattattatattgatattcatattattgattaaaataataCATACTGCAATTTATACATCGAAAACGTTACCAACGTTACCGTAGAACTTTTACTTtgccaaacaaaaataattcaaCTTATACTATAGCTCTATGAGCTCAAGGCTAATAATTTAGAGTTGTGAGATTAACTAAGTAATATGGGGGGAAAGAGTTAAACTTTCACTTTGCCAAACAAAAATAGTTCAACTTTTAAAGGTCGTACCTCGCTGACAAGGTCGTCCCAAGCGTCCTGAAAATGAGTACCGAAGAGTAGACCGGCACCACCTTGATCGGTGGGATCTACAGAGGTACGACCGAGACAAACGAGGAACATGGCCCCACCTCTCTTAACCTCCGCCGCTCTTGCCCTCAAAAACTCCGCCAAGTCCGCCTGAAATTGGCGTTTGTACGCCGTGGCTATCTTCTCTCCGGCGCCGTGTATGAACACCCTCCCTCTATTGTATGCCGCCGATCTCCTATCCGTGACGCTCTCCGGCACCTACCAAATTGCCCATTTCTCAATTTaatcagattaaaaaaaaagattttctggttaatattaattaatccaAAAGTAAACAAAATCACAAGTTAACTAAGCGTCTGATTAACATCTAACCATATTtcaaacatttataaaataattaaaggtTAGAACAGAAAAGAAATTAGAAAATATAGAACCGTTAAAAGATTATACTATACGAGCCGAACCATGCCAATTGTAAATAACGTGAGCATACCTGAGAGAGCCAATGCAAAGAAAAGGCAGAGTGGAAAATATCAATTGTTCTCGCCGGGAAAAGTCTCCGGTAAAACGATCCGGGAACACCAGCGACGAAGTAGGAGCGATTTCCGTCGGCAGCAAGGCACTCCTCCATGCAAGAGTTAGAGACAAGTGGTGGAAGCAGCTGAAAAAGAGTGTTGAAGTCGTTGTTTGGGAGGTCGGAGAAGAAAGCAGTGAACTCCGGTGGATCAATCCCGGCGGTATCAAAACGCTTAGAGATGTGTTTAACGATGAAATCGATGATGTGTATGGTATTTGCGCCGGAAGAGCAACCGAGATCAACCGCCGTGAACGGTGAAGGGTTGGCCGAGGAGTTTAGGTGAACGTTGTCAAGTGTTTCTTCTAAGAGATGAAGCATGGACCGTGCATGCATCGCCTGCATATATTTGgtaaatttttttacttttcaggatttttatatttaaactatCGATATCTTTTTCTCGTGACTTAGTAAAATATGTACACTTCCATGCACGTCGACAATGTCCTATATCTGTGTTAAAATTATACGCATTGTGTATGATTATATACagcttaaataattaatttaacgTAAATCAAAGGTTTCCAATCCGATTCAAACATATACAAACAAAAGATAAATCAAAATCGACTTGATTTCTTATTTGCACTAAACTGAGTTGAACTCGAACTAAGCTTTAAAGATATTTAATAGATTTAGCTAATCTTTGAGCACTCCCTTGcttaaaacataatttcttGATAAATTTCCAACTTTATTACTCGAGATAAAAATATAATCGAGTTATTAGAAGTTTTCTTAATGAAATTAACTATTAGTAAAGATGTAGAGACCTGAGCTTGAGAGTTATTTGCATAGCTGTCTTGTCCTTTGCCACCTTTCATGCTGAGAAGTCTCTCGAGCTTCATGTTACATACAGCAACGTTGTCTCCCTTAGAACCCATTCTCTtactctctcttctttttctttctatcttcttatctcctctctctctttctctgtacTTTGTTTTTGAGAATGAGACAAGCTTGAAGGGACGacacatatttatagaaaaagagGACAAAGAGAggaaataatatatgtatataaattagttgaatggagaaacatataattaaatGTGCCTCTGCGTACATATTGTGTATATACTGATTATTCATGAAAAACAACGCATCATTATGTTTGTTTCCcaaacaacaaaatataattatgtggTGTACTTGTGCCACATGATATATGGGATATACATTGTTTGTCATTTTGTGTACTGTAGGTTATTATTTTTGTCAACCACATTTCTTGTAGGGTTCATTGGAGTAAAgagtagaaaatatatatagttatttgcCACACACGTATAATTGTATGAATCTTTGATGTGATATTTTTGTCAAGTATTTTTGCGGTTGTGATTTGAATGAAAATATCTAGAAATGACATTTCTGTTAAGTATTATGACAACTGTTATTTAGTGTTCTCTGTGTATAAAAAGTAGCACTTGTACTTCTCACACATCTACATAAGTATACATTTTTATTCATCCTGATGTATAAATTTTACTTTCTACAGGTAGAAAACATAGAAGCAAAATATTCGGTCATAAAATActagtaattttttatttgaaaaatgtgttcatttcgtggtaataatttttttttgaaagtatATAAGTGTTATTTTAGCTCTATTTTTTGGTTGTTATAGTAGTTAATATGTTTCTATTGATTGAGATATATATTAGAATATAGGTAATTcttgtcttttaaaaaaatgaaaaaaattcaacttGTTGTTGGTTGATTTGGAGAATCATCTCAGCGGATAACTAGATCAGTGAATGCTAGTTAAGAGTACTGTGATATGgtaagattttgattttgtaatGAATAGATATGATGGATGATGTAATAACAACTATGGTATAACAagaattattgtttttaatatttgtaagtGGGGCATAAGGTTAGGGTAAATTAATGAGTCTTAAGAGTAATAACTTATTGGCTGGCATTAAAAATCCATGATGAGAAAAATCAAAAGGAAAATGAATGTGTTTCCATTTGATACCACCCGAGGCGACACTAGGAGTATTCAAGCTATGATACGATCGTAGTTAGATTCATGCATGTTTCAAACATTCTTCATCCATTGCTTTTTATCCACTATCGTATTATTCATATCCCAAGTATTGGTCCTAATATAAAAGAGTATTGTTACCAAGTCCTAACGATTGCCGGCTAATGATCTCTATCAAGTTATCAGCTATCCCAAAATATGGTTAATTAGACGATGTCATTATAACTTTCGTTCTTTTTATTGACACCAGGCTGCTATATGTTCATATGGTCGAGTATATATATGCAATGTAATGTAGAATTAGGTAATTAAACCAATCGAACGTATAAGTTCAGGTGATGTATGATCCATCCGTAATCTTATAATTAGAACGCTTATCTTAATTTTACATGGCATGTTCATCTGAACACAAAATGGCTGGTTTAAATCTCCATTGCTTAAaaccttttgtttattttaaggTTTAAATCTCCATTAGTTGGTTTATTCCGTAATATAATAAATTGATTAATATGTTGGGTACATGCATGAGTAAATGTAAAAGTAGCATATGTAGGAAATAAGAGTGGGTAAGGCACGAGATTGACGCCGAAAATTCATGGAATCCAATGGAACAGAGAGAGTGAAGCAATATAAGAAAAGAGAGTAGTTTATTCATCATGTTGCCGGTTTTTTAAACTCTATCCATTTCTCTACATTTTCATCATCCTATCCTAAAACTAGATgctattattttcttattttcaacCAAACATAATGTTGGCATACCCATACGCAATGTATATTGTAGTACTAATAAAAGATAGAAACAAATAGACTATACGActcttaataaaaataataaaaattagctAAAACAAGATGCTGCTCTTCTTAAGAATTTTGAGTTCTCATCCCAAATTTTTACAGGTTTTAGATTTGTGGTCTTTGAGAGCAACATCTCAAAACAAGTAcctaaacaaattaatatattattatttaatacaatttgtttatataatttaatttaatttcatttCCTAAACAGATTTAGATGATAATAAGTGAACAATAAGGGGACATATGACATTAGAGGTCTAATGAGTTTTCTATAATAAGTTCTCATTTGAGAATTTTACTACACTTTCTTTACTAttttttctactttatttatttattttaaaagtttattactcatttaaatatttttattggagATGCTGTGAGGTTTAAATTTAGTTAGCGTTCTtgtactaaaatatttatttatttttaatctgcATGTTGTTGCATATTGTATTGGAAATACTATTTGGGTTTAATTTGCATTCTCACAAAATTTGTTATTCTTTATagcaagttttttttatattaagttTCTAGTTTGAAGGAGGAGGATAAGTAtctattattttagaaaattaacaaaaattagccatactaaaatattaaaaaatagctACCTGTATTTGTATTCAATCTTCTCAACATCGAACAAGTCAAGACAGCCGAAACGAGCCCGATCGAATAAAAGCATTACAGATTATTGTCCAtaacattttcttaaaaaaaaaaaattattgtccATCCCGGTTGCCATGTTCTAATTTAGagtaatattatttttgcaacagaaagaaaaataagaataaTGTAATATACTTTGTGGTTCATGAATATTTGAACTTTGAAGGGTATTCGTTAGTCACTTAATTCAAGATAATTAATGTGTCTTTTTAAAAATTGGAAATATCACTTGGTTAAAGCGTCTGTTAGTAGACAAATATGGATAGCTATTGCATGCAACTCGTAGGTAATATGATGTTAGATAATAAGAAGAGTGTTgcataaaaaagaaagaagaatatataatgagaaaaaggtaagaaaaaaagaagaagtaaagaTACGAGTGGGTCCAATATACCTTATATAAAGCCAACAACCAAATTTTCACTAGCATGCCACAAGAGTCGTGAAAAGGAAGTCCTACTGCTCTTACTCTATTCTAATCTGTGCATTGTTTCGTCGGGCAATTCTGAGAACCTTAGAGGTTGAAACTTGTTAGGGTTACTTAAAAATTTGAATCATTACGATATGTTTGCttgaaagttatatatatatatattgataagtGTGTAAAATTCATTATATTGATAATAATACATGACATGCAATCTGACATTGAAGAAATCAATATCTAATGCATCTAGGATAGCTAGCAAAAacagaaattttgaaaaaccacaaaaagttaaaaagacTTTCACAGACTAAAATGTTTAATCAAAGCAGGAATTAGATTAAAGCTTAGTGAAATTTCATTTCGTAGataacaatttaattttaatagatCGAAACTTTGAATGTCACcggaaacttgtaacaaaaattcgattataaaagaaaattcaaagaTTATTCTAATGATAACAGACAATTGCAAAATGAAGATATGCGAAGGAGGCTTGATAAGTTCCTTCTCCAACCATAATTTGGTGAAGTTCACTTAAAACATTGAATCTCTAGAAGACGACATAATACTTCTCTGTGAATCCAAATCCGAGAGGTGAAGGTCAATGTTGAAACATCAGAGGGATAATGGCGAAGCAAGCGGAAGTTCAATGACTCAAATCCATGAATCGGTGCTAGACACCTTCCTTCTAGAACTAAGAAGAGTGTGGGAATTGGATGTTCCAAATATACTTCGACGAAGATGAAAGAGTCTACTTTTGGTGCAAAGATGAAATAGTATAGCAGAGCAACATTGCGAAAGAGCAACATCgccaaaaccctaaaacatctATAAGCACTAGAAGAGACATATATGAATCGAAAAACACCATGATATGCTGAACAAAACATAATGAAGAGAAATCTCTGACAAAGGCTTCAAGGTTGCCTTTTTTTCTCAGACCGAAAGATCTAGATTAAAAAGTTCTAAGAGAGAAAACAACAGAGGAGACTAAGGAAGACAACAGGAGGGAGCAAACAAACCATGTGAGTATATAGGCAGTGATGCTATACAACCATGGTGTAATCTACCTAGCGGATCTAACCCAAATCTAACACAAGCCAAAACTTAGATCTACCTTTACGCAGCACCACCTGAAGAATAACGACCATCTAAAACATCGCTATCGCTATCGCTCCAAGAATGTGAATACACACCCttaactatttt includes the following:
- the LOC103844968 gene encoding indole-3-acetate O-methyltransferase 1, which gives rise to MCRPFKLVSFSKTKYRERERGDKKIERKRRESKRMGSKGDNVAVCNMKLERLLSMKGGKGQDSYANNSQAQAMHARSMLHLLEETLDNVHLNSSANPSPFTAVDLGCSSGANTIHIIDFIVKHISKRFDTAGIDPPEFTAFFSDLPNNDFNTLFQLLPPLVSNSCMEECLAADGNRSYFVAGVPGSFYRRLFPARTIDIFHSAFSLHWLSQVPESVTDRRSAAYNRGRVFIHGAGEKIATAYKRQFQADLAEFLRARAAEVKRGGAMFLVCLGRTSVDPTDQGGAGLLFGTHFQDAWDDLVSEGLVAAEKRDGFNIPVYAPSLQDFKEVVEADGSFTIEKLVVYKGGSPLVVSEPDDASEVGRAFASSCRSVAGVLVEAHIGEELSNELFSRVERRATSHAKDVLVNLQFFHIVASLSFT